In one Gossypium hirsutum isolate 1008001.06 chromosome D09, Gossypium_hirsutum_v2.1, whole genome shotgun sequence genomic region, the following are encoded:
- the LOC107890965 gene encoding vacuolar cation/proton exchanger 3, with the protein MASLHEPWLVENGLKGSSKEIRHGRTAHNMSSSSLRKKSDLTLVSKVRYAMLRQFLANLQEVILGTKLSVLFPAIPLAIVAECYGFGRPWVFALSLLGLTPLAERVSFLTEQIAYYTGPTVGGLLNATCGNATELIIAIFALSQHKIDVVKYSLLGSVLSNLLLVLGTSLFCGGIANIAREQKYDRRQADVNSLLLLLGLLCHSLPLLFRMSGASAALTADPTLQLSRASSIVMLIAYVSYIVFQLFTHRQLFEAPEEAEGDDDGISEEEPVIGFWSGFIWLVGMTVVISLLSEYVVETIEDASDTWGISVSFISIILLPIVGNAAEHAGAIIFAFKNKLDISLGVALGSATQISMFVVPLCVLVSWIMGINMDLNFNLLETGSLALSIIAVAFTLQDGTSHYMKGLVLLLLYIVIGACFFVSKTPLNQVNITNSGAELATILRA; encoded by the exons ATGGCTTCCCTGCATGAACCATGGCTAGTGGAGAACGGGTTGAAGGGGTCTAGCAAGGAGATTCGCCATGGCAGGACTGCACACAACATGTCGTCTTCGTCGTTGCGGAAAAAATCGGACCTGACGCTTGTTTCCAAGGTTCGGTATGCAATGCTTAGGCAGTTCCTCGCCAATCTTCAAGAGGTCATATTAGGGACCAAGCTCTCCGTTCTCTTCCCAGCTATTCCATTGGCCATTGTTGCTGAGTGTTATGGATTTGGAAGa CCCTGGGTGTTTGCATTAAGTTTACTTGGACTTACACCATTGGCTGAACGAGTCAGCTTTCTCACCGA GCAAATTGCTTATTACACTGGTCCAACAG TGGGAGGGCTGTTGAATGCAACATGCGGGAATGCAACCGAGCTGATCATAGCAATTTTCGCACTAAGCCAACATAAAATAGATGTGGTCAAGTATTCCCTTCTGGGTTCAGTCCTATCGAACCTGCTTTTGGTTCTTGGGACCTCTCTCTTCTGTGGCGGTATTGCCAACATCGCAAGGGAACAAAAATATGATAGG AGACAAGCGGATGTGAACTCTCTCCTTCTTTTGCTTGGATTATTGTGCCATTCGCTGCCATTGCTGTTCCGTATGAGTGGAGCATCCGCTGCTCTCACAGCCGACCCAACGCTGCAGTTGTCAAGAGCAAGCAGCATTGTCATGTTGATTGCATACGTGTCATACATAGTCTTCCAACTATTCACTCACAGGCAGTTGTTTGAAGCTCCAGAG GAAGCAGAAGGCGACGACGATGGAATATCAGAAGAAGAGCCAGTAATTGGATTTTGGAGTGGGTTTATATGGCTAGTTGGAATGACTGTTGTCATTTCTCTCCTCTCTGAATATGTTGTAGAAACTATTGAG GATGCCTCAGATACTTGGGGAATTTCTGTAAGTTTCATCAGCATTATTCTGCTACCCATTGTTGGAAATGCAGCAGAACATGCAGGAGCAATCATTTTTGCTTTTAAAAATAAGCTG GATATTTCTTTAGGTGTTGCATTAGGGTCTGCAACTCAGATTTCCATGTTTGTG GTCCCACTCTGCGTCCTTGTCTCTTGGATTATGGGCATTAACATGGATCTTAATTTCAATCTCCTTGAAACTGGCTCTCTCGCTCTATCCATTATTGCTGTTGCCTTCACTTTACAG GATGGCACTTCTCACTACATGAAAGGCCTGGTTCTTCTACTGCTCTACATTGTTATTGGAGCTTGCTTTTTCGTATCTAAAACACCTCTAA ACCAAGTAAACATCACAAACTCGGGAGCTGAACTTGCCACAATCCTCAGAGCTTGA